CATGATTACTTTGGGCAGATCCCTTTGAGTGTAATGATAACTAAGGGCAGAGGAATGAGGCAACCAaactgtgcaaaaaaatgtgactGGAATAACATGGGATCTTTGAATGAATATTACGGAGCTTGGATTTAGAATAGAGACAGTAATTGAATAGGTGTAAAAATTTCACAAGTGATGTTGGGATAGTGAAGGAACAGCCCAAGTGTTTCTTATTAATGCGAGTTATACATTTGTGTTTTGCTGCCTTTCTCCCTCTATAGATGTTATGGGGAATGTGGCATCTCTGGCAGTCTCAGCACCTgtacatgtatttgtgtgttttgctcagtgatcatTTTGCAAATTCAGGATTTTACTCAATGTTTTTCATTACATTATGGGCTATTCAAGGGATTAAACCTAAATGTATCAAGAATGATGCAGCAATGTCAGAGTCCTATTGATTTGGACTTAATTCGCCAATTCTATTAAGGGAAGCCACACAACGTGCAGTGTGTCACAGAACTATCTGGGGGTGAAACCTGATTCAGATCATGTGAGAAATCCAGGTCTCCGGGATACACGTTATTGCCAAAGCAATACCGCCaccgtgtggtctgtgtgtgaatGGCAGATATTAAATCCTTTGGCCCTTTTTATCTTCTCTGTATATTTGTGTTGCCTCCGAGACCAACAAACCGAGTGTGTTACACAATAAATGTGTGGTTttaggattaaaaaaaacaggacGTGATAAATATTTGCGATTTAGAGTTCTGACAAGTTATCACAAAACCACTTCAACTGCTACTGAAATCTGAGGGAACACAAGACAATGAGAAATATCACTTGTTACATTTTGTATAACgtttttttttatgtaaatggaataaaaaatgtTCGACAAACTATAAAAGGCCAATTCTGATAATGCAAATGAATGTGCTCGTATCTAACGCATGTGGCAAACACGGATTGCATGGTCTGTTACTAATCCCAAACTGCACTAGGACTTTCCCCCGATCAGATGCGTTATATAACACGCGGGTGTGAGGGCATCATTTCATGCACACTTATTCTGACACGTGCACATATCTGTATTTTAGTGAGGCTCAAAAAAAGTACATGAGGGAAAATAatcgcaggttattaaccccaaaTCCCACTTCCCGAGCACGAACTCCATTACTAACACAGCAGCGCCACCCTGTGGGATGTGTGTGACCTGCAGATTATCTGAAGGGGATTCTCGGCGATTGTCACTTTGTCTGCGGTTCTCCCGCCTCTTactaacaaaacaacacaagtgCAGCAAACACGTGGCTGGGTAGGAAGCCAGAAAGAgctaaaaatacatcacataagatactttataatatataatagctACAAAAGCAAATAACTGAGAAATTGCAATGTATAATAGAACACTTCCCTTTTATCCCGAGCACAGATGACATATGAGCATATCTCTTATAGTGATAAAGTGGGTGGCTCTtagaagagcctttgtgtttgtgtgtcagtgatgAGATCGGGGTTACTTGGCGCTGGTGTACTTGGTGACCGCCTTGGTGCCCTCGGACACGGCGTGCTTGGCCAGCTCTCCCGGCAGCAGCAGGCGCACAGCGGTCTGGATCTCCCGGGAAGTGATGGTCGAGCGCTTGTTGTAATGAGCCAGACGGGACGATTCCCCTGCGATGCGCTCGAAGATAtcattcacaaaggagttcatGATGCCCATGGCCTTGGAGGAGATGCCGGTGTCAGGGTGAACCTGCTTCAGCACTTTGTACACGTAGATCGCGTAACTTTCCTTCCTGCTCTTCCTACGCttcttcccatccttcttctGGGTCTTGGTCACGGCTTTCTTAGAGCCCTTCTTGGCCGCTGGCGCAGACTTGGCTGGTTCAGGCATGTCGGGCGATGCTTCTTCTCCAAACAGCAGAGAAACAATGTCACCTaactgaccgttctgttctgactgacagattaaatctgtcagtggtgatattggataccgaggcttgagcctcattactccaagttctcttgttgagtgtattgtcgcactctttaggaagcttcttgatctgtgttacttgccacagttgagttggtttcacaggttcagcgctgtgatgggtcgtgggtagcggtcaaatgggtttgcagagatcgcagcaagcttcttgatcagcaggtttgagttctggtccagttccttgtagaatttcttgttgagcttctttagatgttcatctaacatctcgatacccagttccctatgaaggtctgctattcttgtaggaagtggagcgttggacgcaatccgcagcgccttgttctgtaatttttggagagatgatctttgatgttggtggcaaccactccacaccggggaggcgtatgtcattgtgggtctaatgatcgccttgatcacattgactttgctcttgatgggcatggtccttgtcttcagcagagggtacagtgctgccagcttggttgttgccttctgttgaatcttctcaatgtggtttctccagcttagtttgctatctaggattacacctaggtaagagctgtttggctcccatttgacagcctctccgttgagggtgattggcgggtgtgccttgatcctctttttggtaaacagtgtagctgtagtcttgctggagttcagtcctacttgccagtcgctgtaccatgttgatagcatgtctagtgctttctggatgttcttagctacttctttctctctgaaggactgggagatgactgccacatcgtctgcg
The genomic region above belongs to Ascaphus truei isolate aAscTru1 chromosome 12 unlocalized genomic scaffold, aAscTru1.hap1 SUPER_12_unloc_8, whole genome shotgun sequence and contains:
- the LOC142473878 gene encoding histone H2B 1.1-like: MPEPAKSAPAAKKGSKKAVTKTQKKDGKKRRKSRKESYAIYVYKVLKQVHPDTGISSKAMGIMNSFVNDIFERIAGESSRLAHYNKRSTITSREIQTAVRLLLPGELAKHAVSEGTKAVTKYTSAK